In Leishmania infantum JPCM5 genome chromosome 12, one genomic interval encodes:
- a CDS encoding putative NADH:flavin oxidoreductase/NADH oxidase → MSAASKSIDVMLKPLLVGGRPISNRFVMAPLTRCRADDNHVPTAAMVKHYSDRASMGLIITEATQIQKGYSTFAHEGGIYDKEHVDGWRKVTDAVHDKGGIIFCQIHNGGRSTVPSNVDEGVRIVAPSAVAITGHKCAGSFARNGKTQPYPVPHAMAAEEIASYVNLYAAAARNAIAAGFDGVEVHGANGYLIDQFLKTSSNQRTDEYGGSIENRCRFLFEVLDAVIQAIGRERVGLRISPLNSFNDQSDEDPQALTRYICSQLNLRTIAFLDVMRGDFFSPARGADKWAREEYEGVLFTGMSFEIEEAAKAVESGAADAVVFGTKALANPDLVARAVAGAPLNKPDPATFYTTGEAGYNDYPFM, encoded by the coding sequence ATGTCCGCCGCTTCCAAGTCGATCGATGTGATGCTGAAGCCGCTCCTGGTCGGCGGGCGGCCGATTTCGAACCGCTTCGTCATGGCTCCGCTGacacgctgccgcgctgaCGACAACCACGTGCCCACCGCCGCGATGGTGAAGCACTACTCAGACCGCGCCTCCATGGGTCTCATCATCACGGAGGCAACGCAGATTCAAAAAGGCTACTCTACCTTTGCGCACGAGGGTGGCATCTACGACAAGGAGCATGTGGACGGCTGGAGGAAGGTGACCGATGCGGTGCACGATAAGGGTGGCATCATCTTCTGCCAGATCCACAATGGTGGCCGCTCCACAGTGCCGTCGAACGTGGACGAGGGCGTGCGCATCGTTGCGCCATCTGCGGTCGCCATCACCGGCCACAAGTGCGCCGGCTCCTTCGCGCGAAACGGCAAGACGCAGCCGTACCCTGTGCCCCATGCGATGGCTGCAGAGGAGATCGCTAGCTACGTGAACCTGtacgcggctgctgctcgcaaTGCGATCGCGGCCGGGTTCGACGGTGTAGAGGTGCACGGCGCGAACGGGTACCTGATTGACCAGTTCCTCAAGACCAGCTCGAACCAGCGCACGGATGAgtacggcggcagcatcgaGAACCGGTGCCGTTTCCTGTTCGAGGTGCTGGATGCCGTAATCCAGGCGATTGGCCGCGAGCGCGTTGGTCTCCGCATCTCGCCTCTCAACAGCTTCAACGACCAAAGCGACGAGGACCCGCAGGCGCTGACGCGGTACATCTGCTCGCAGCTGAACTTGCGCACGATTGCCTTTCTGGACGTGATGCGCGGTGACTTCTTCAGCCCTGCGCGCGGTGCGGACAAGTGGGCACGCGAGGAGTACGAGGGCGTGTTGTTCACCGGCATGAGCTTCGAGATCGAGGAAGCAGCGAAGGCGGTAGagagcggtgctgccgatGCTGTTGTGTTCGGCACTAAGGCTCTTGCAAACCCTGACCTGGTTGCACGGGCGgtcgctggtgcgccgctgaACAAGCCTGATCCTGCGACGTTCTACACTACTGGCGAGGCAGGCTACAACGACTACCCATTCATGTAG